GTTCAGCTACAGCTGCTGGGCCAAGGCAGGAGCCCAAGCTCAGGTTTTGACCCCACCTGGGCAGGTGTTggtgctgcttttgctgttggAGCCACTTGAGCTGATTTGGAAGTGGCAGTGAGGGCTCCAAAATGAGGCATCTCATCCTGCTGTTCTCTTGAACCACCACTGCTCTGTCTGTAGGGCTCCCTGCCCCTGGGCTGAGAGCAACAAGGTCCTCACGTGGTCCCAGAAGGTCTGGGAGAGTTGTCCCAGCTGGTGTGGGCTGAAAACCGAAGCGCTGCGAGGAGTTCCTGCAGCCAAATGAATGCAAAGGGAGACaactgcagggcagggaattCAGTCCTGAGTGAAAAGAGGTGTTTTCATCTTGCCtctgtcacagaatcacagaattgtggttcgggttggaaaagatctccacGGTCATCAAGCTCAACCAGCCCAGAGCGCTGAGTGCCGtgtccaggaattccttggacacctccagggatggggactccaaactgAGCGGGCACACAATTaatcctggagctgctctccccCAAAATGCTAATGGCACTGTTTTATTCTCCCTGCTGGGTTGCAGGGCCACTGCCAGGGTGCTTTCACCTATCTGAGCAGGTTCCTCCTTAGAACTTCAGTGGTGCTTGAGAAGGTTGTCCTCATGAACAATGGCAGAATAATCCAGTTTTTGAAAACActctgtggtttttgtttttttttttttttattgcgggaagggggagggaaaagagTGAAATTGAGGCATTTATATAATCAGCATTTTAGAACCATAACACTTTTGAAGGAGATTGCATTCTAGTTGATGATTTGTCTTCAGCATGGCAACAATAAAGgctttcctctccctgctcagctggTGCAGGAGCACACACGTGGCTGGGTGTCCTCTGGGGCGAGGGATCAGGGCTGGGACATGGGATATGCTGGGATTTCTGCAGAATGCTCTCATCTGCTGCACAGACAAAGAATTGGGAGCAGCGTTCCTGGTCACTGGGTTACAGCAGGCTGATCTCACGTGCAGATATTTCCTAATTTAGGTCATTTAGGATTTCTTGGGTCTATGCTGGACGGCAGCAGGTTTTCTAGCCTGGTTTGGACAGGAAACTTGGAACTCATGTTTTTTGACAGTGTTCCCAAGATATTCCTTTATTCCTGTGTGGATGCAGGGTCTGGTCAGCATTTTTGGGGGCTGACTCGTACCTTGGAGCCGGCGCAGGCAGCTCTGGTGACACCACGGATTTacctttcccatggaaaagagcaggtggaaaaaaaaccagcccgAAAAGTGCAGTTTTAAGACCTTTTGTGTGACATTTCATGGGTGGCTGGGACGTGTGTGCAGTGGCAGGGAGTGGTGACACTCCACGTCACCCCGTGTCACTCCATGTCACCTGCTCTGACTTTGCCTgacccacagctgctctgccactgctccTTGAGCACCACGGGGTGCAAACCTTCACCCCCTGGGCAACAAAACCCTCTGGAACGGGCTGTAAATGGCCCAAAGGGCCCAAAAGGGACCAAACCCCACAAGTGCAGCCCCGTCCCCATCCCGCCCCCGGCGCTGGGAGCTGCGGCCTCCCAGCCCTCGGCGTGGAATGCGCTTCCTGTGGAATTTAGGAGCCTCCCAAGGAGGTGATCCAGGGCCTAAGCTCGGCGTGGCCTGGGCGAGTGATGTGCTCGCAGCTGTGCTGTAACTGAgccttttcccccccatttttgtTTAATTGCCTGTCAGCcccctgctgcaggggctgcggCTCCCATTTTTTCAGGCCTTGGGAAGGAGCCTTGGAGGGGAGGTTCTGCTGGAAGACCAAAGCTGTTTGTGAGATGTGTTGCACCTGCAGTTTTTGAGCCATTTCGTAGTTCCCTGCGAGGTAACAGGATAACAGGGCCTAAGGGCCTCGCTGCCAGGAATCACTGGCCTCCCACCACAGGTGTGTTCCCTCCTTGTGCTCCCAAATCCTCAACCTAAGCCTGAAACCCTTCAGGGTACAGCTGCCAACCTCTGCTGGTGCAGATCCCGTGGGATCCTTTTTTGTTGGACATCACGGATCCGTTGGTGTCCAGAATTGTTCactctggcagctctgcctcttCCTGGAGCTTGCTCCCGTGGTCTGCTCTTACTCCTGCTGCCAGTGGGATTGAAAAGCTTCTCCAGTTGCTGAATATTCCTCCTCAGTGCACTGTTTATGCAAGCCTTATGTAAGCCATTGCACACTCTCATTTCTCCCGGCTCGTAGAGATTTAGACTTGATTTATTCCCCCCTTCCCCGCCCTAAGAGAATCAGagtgttaaataaaatccagtTCCGAGGTGCTGCATCTTTTGCTTAAACaagggggggatttttttgtttgtgtttctgaCCTGCAGGGCGATGTTCACGGGTGGGATGAGAGAAGCCAGCCAGGACGTGATCGAGCTCAAAGGCGTGTCTGCCAAGGGCCTGAAGCACATCATCGACTTCGCCTACAGCGCCGAGGTCACTCTGGACCTCGACTGCATCCAGGACGTGCTGGGAGCCGCCGTCTTCCTGCAGATGGTGCCTGTGGTGGAGCTGTGCGAGGAGTTCCTCAAGTCCGCCATGAGCGTGGAGACGTGCCTCAACATCGGCCAGATGGCCACCACCTTCAGCCTCGCCTCCCTCAAGGAATCCGTGGACGCCTTCACCTTCAGGCACTTCCTGCAGATCTCCGAGGAGGAGGATTTCCTCCACCTGCCCCTGGAGCGCCTGGTGTTCTTCCTGCAGAGCAACAAGCTCAAGAGCTGCAGCGAGATCGAGCTGTTCCGCGCCGCCGTGCGCTGGCTGCAGTTCGACCCCGCGCGCCGCGCCAGCGCCAGCCAGGTGCTGTGCCACATCCGCTTCCCGCTGATGAAGTCCTCGGAGCTGGTGGACAGCGTGCAGACCCTGGACATCATGGTGGAGGACGTGCTGTGCCGCCAGTACCTGCTGGAGGCCTTCAACTACCAGATCCTGCCCTTCCGGCAGCACGAGATGCAGTCCCCGCGCACGGCCATCCGCTCGGACGCGCTGTCCCTCGTCACCTTCGGCGGCACCCCCTACACCGACAACGACCGCACCGTCAGCTCCAAGGTCTTCTGCCTGCCCGACGCCGGCGGCCGCCAGTTCCGCGAGCTGACCGAGATGGAGGTGGGCAGCAGCCACTCCTGCGTGGCCGTGCTGGACAACTTCGTCTACCTGGtgggagggcagcagctgcagtacCGCAGCGGGGAGGGCGCCGTGGACGTCTCCTACCGCTACGACCCCCACCTCAACCAGTGGCTGCGCATCCAGGCCatgcaggagagcaggatccAGTTCCAGCTCAACGTCCTGCGCGGGATGGTTTACGCCACGGGCGGCCGCAACCGCTCGGGCAGCCTGGCCTCGGTGGAGAAGTACTGCCCCAAGGACAACGAGTGGACCTACGTGTGCTCCCTGAAGCGCAGGACGTGGGGCCACGCCGGCGCCACGGCGGGGGACAAGCTGTACATCTCGGGGGGCTACGGGATCTCCGTGGAGGACAAGAAGGCGCTGCACTGTTACGACCCCGCCGCCGATCAGTGGGAGTTTAAGACGCCCATGAACGAGCCCAGGGTGCTGCACGCCATGGTCAGTGCCAACAGCAGGATTTACGCCCTGGGAGGCCGCATGGACCACGTGGATCGGTGTTTTGATGTCCTGGCCGTGGAATATTACGTCCCCGAGACGGACCAGTGGACCACGGTGAGCCCGATGCGCGCGGGGCAGTCGGAGGCcggctgctgcctcctggaaaaaaagatttaCATCGTGGGGGGCTACAACTGGCACCTGAACAACGTGACCAGCATCGTGCAGGTCTACAACACGGAGACGGACGAGTGGGAGAGGGACTTGCACTTCCCAGAGTCTTTTGCTGGCATTGCCTGTGCCCCCGTCATCCTCCCGCAGGTGACGAGCCAGAGGTGactctggggggctctggggctgtgggagagggaaggaCAAAACAGCTCCAGAAagttcctcctcctgctggggAGTGCTGGCAAGCCAGTTCCATCAGCAGCACTTGTCAGCCAGGCAGACTGAACAGATGTTACAGCtgggaaaagcttttctctcctctccgtctctctcttttttttttttttttttttggtggggggtgCATTTTGCCAACTTTTCGTATTTTTAACGGCGCCACGCACTGCAAACATTGGCAGCTCAGGAGTCACTCAGCACTGGGGTCTTGTTTCCAAGAGATCAGGTGAGGTGTTTTTTTATCGATAgctccaaaaataaaaatcatcgTGCGTCgctttgttggttttttagcaaacaacaaacaaacaaacaaaaaaaaaaccacaaaaacttgTGTATCACACTGACCTCCAGAAGCAATAAAAGGACAGTGGGAGCTACAAGAGCTCAGGTGCTTGGATTGGGAAAGCAGATCCCTGTTTTTCAAAGgtgacttttccttttttacccCTTCCTGAAAAAGGGAATATTTATCCCTGCACACCTCTGGTCTTCACTGCTTGGATCACGCTGCAATTCCTCGCCCCCTCCAGCTCCTCTAGTGCAGAAATTCTCCCTTAATTGGGGCGTGCAGAGTTTGCAGCACTAAAGCCACGGTGAAAGCTTGATTATGTATAAACAGGCATGATTATTTGGGTTTAGAAGTGCCAAAAGTTTGGCTGCCCTGGCAATAAGAGCTCTGCAGTCGCCCATCAGTGAAGCCAAGAGCTCCTGCAGATTCTGGGTCAGGATTTTCACCTTTCCCAACAACTTCATCCCAACTCTTCCTCCAGTAAAGGAGGTGGGTGCTACTCCTTCAGCAGCTGGAAGGTTTTCTTCCCTGCCACGTGAATGAGCTGCTTGGCATCCCAAAATGATGGGAGTCCCAGTGGAAcgtggtttt
This sequence is a window from Vidua macroura isolate BioBank_ID:100142 chromosome 26, ASM2450914v1, whole genome shotgun sequence. Protein-coding genes within it:
- the KLHL26 gene encoding kelch-like protein 26 isoform X3 — translated: MAESGGAEFGAERPSRAMFTGGMREASQDVIELKGVSAKGLKHIIDFAYSAEVTLDLDCIQDVLGAAVFLQMVPVVELCEEFLKSAMSVETCLNIGQMATTFSLASLKESVDAFTFRHFLQISEEEDFLHLPLERLVFFLQSNKLKSCSEIELFRAAVRWLQFDPARRASASQVLCHIRFPLMKSSELVDSVQTLDIMVEDVLCRQYLLEAFNYQILPFRQHEMQSPRTAIRSDALSLVTFGGTPYTDNDRTVSSKVFCLPDAGGRQFRELTEMEVGSSHSCVAVLDNFVYLVGGQQLQYRSGEGAVDVSYRYDPHLNQWLRIQAMQESRIQFQLNVLRGMVYATGGRNRSGSLASVEKYCPKDNEWTYVCSLKRRTWGHAGATAGDKLYISGGYGISVEDKKALHCYDPAADQWEFKTPMNEPRVLHAMVSANSRIYALGGRMDHVDRCFDVLAVEYYVPETDQWTTVSPMRAGQSEAGCCLLEKKIYIVGGYNWHLNNVTSIVQVYNTETDEWERDLHFPESFAGIACAPVILPQVTSQR
- the KLHL26 gene encoding kelch-like protein 26 isoform X1, with the protein product MAESGGAEFGAERPSSMADKNSTLKCTFSAPGHSTTLLQGLASLRAQAQLLDVILTINNEVFQVHKVVLAACSDYFRAMFTGGMREASQDVIELKGVSAKGLKHIIDFAYSAEVTLDLDCIQDVLGAAVFLQMVPVVELCEEFLKSAMSVETCLNIGQMATTFSLASLKESVDAFTFRHFLQISEEEDFLHLPLERLVFFLQSNKLKSCSEIELFRAAVRWLQFDPARRASASQVLCHIRFPLMKSSELVDSVQTLDIMVEDVLCRQYLLEAFNYQILPFRQHEMQSPRTAIRSDALSLVTFGGTPYTDNDRTVSSKVFCLPDAGGRQFRELTEMEVGSSHSCVAVLDNFVYLVGGQQLQYRSGEGAVDVSYRYDPHLNQWLRIQAMQESRIQFQLNVLRGMVYATGGRNRSGSLASVEKYCPKDNEWTYVCSLKRRTWGHAGATAGDKLYISGGYGISVEDKKALHCYDPAADQWEFKTPMNEPRVLHAMVSANSRIYALGGRMDHVDRCFDVLAVEYYVPETDQWTTVSPMRAGQSEAGCCLLEKKIYIVGGYNWHLNNVTSIVQVYNTETDEWERDLHFPESFAGIACAPVILPQVTSQR
- the KLHL26 gene encoding kelch-like protein 26 isoform X2, giving the protein MFSGWLLSMADKNSTLKCTFSAPGHSTTLLQGLASLRAQAQLLDVILTINNEVFQVHKVVLAACSDYFRAMFTGGMREASQDVIELKGVSAKGLKHIIDFAYSAEVTLDLDCIQDVLGAAVFLQMVPVVELCEEFLKSAMSVETCLNIGQMATTFSLASLKESVDAFTFRHFLQISEEEDFLHLPLERLVFFLQSNKLKSCSEIELFRAAVRWLQFDPARRASASQVLCHIRFPLMKSSELVDSVQTLDIMVEDVLCRQYLLEAFNYQILPFRQHEMQSPRTAIRSDALSLVTFGGTPYTDNDRTVSSKVFCLPDAGGRQFRELTEMEVGSSHSCVAVLDNFVYLVGGQQLQYRSGEGAVDVSYRYDPHLNQWLRIQAMQESRIQFQLNVLRGMVYATGGRNRSGSLASVEKYCPKDNEWTYVCSLKRRTWGHAGATAGDKLYISGGYGISVEDKKALHCYDPAADQWEFKTPMNEPRVLHAMVSANSRIYALGGRMDHVDRCFDVLAVEYYVPETDQWTTVSPMRAGQSEAGCCLLEKKIYIVGGYNWHLNNVTSIVQVYNTETDEWERDLHFPESFAGIACAPVILPQVTSQR